A stretch of DNA from Triticum dicoccoides isolate Atlit2015 ecotype Zavitan chromosome 2A, WEW_v2.0, whole genome shotgun sequence:
ggatacatagagtcattacacataatttgtgattttactatggatattgatccttaatttgtccacccgtgcccgcattaaggctcgggggctactgggctttgggcttattatttacaaatattaaaggggcacatcgatcccctgatctggtgttgccacccgaccagtgtctcgggggctactgcattgcctatcaaatgcagaaaattttaagtgcaatacagtttccgaggagattttgatcctcaggttggtcggccgcacccaacctgagtctcgaggactgagcacgccgctttttgtgtcccgaagtatcctgccgagctaggacttgattctcaggccgattttacaaatcaacctgagcctcagcggctactaggatcagcggtcttacgtcatccttcaggtgcatctcgggttttaaaccgatacacaccttgggggctactggctatatatctcggcaaagaataaattgcaccaataaaaaatattgacaaaaaatcggcccacagtcggggtggtacaccacctcagaagcagtccggcataaagctcgggccctagtggctggctccatagagggcatttccagcattaagctcggctaaactccttcaacttttttggaccaagatgatctatgacatcttggatatagtccggcgttggagcttggacacagtccggcgttggagctcaaatatatttcggcgttggagctcggaagcagtccggcattagtgctcggctgcaaaagatacctcgaatgctatccggcgttagagctcgggcgCAAGagaacactgcctcccgggaacaacttcaaacccgaggtgtggcataaaactaacaaggcattgataaaggccggaaacttaaaggggctcctcggatacccgacgtgtaaactcgtcgaatgcatttcggcgatcctcaagatcaaaaatggaaagatttgttggaccagttttcaagaccgacaaccaaagatgaagaacagttcggaagaatcgaggagcgtctctaacttgaagaccggttcagggggctactgacggtgtcctggactagggggtactcaccacgtcatctcccgatctgttagattgggccgaggacccccatgaccgtatactcatgggccaattcggacagctgccgcatacatgaaaGATTCTACaaaacttggtgatcaagacaaggactcttgttatcctaggcctctggtgcattatataaaccgaggccaggctaatcgatagatatatacaacaatcataccataggctagcctctagggttttagcctctacgatctcgtggtagatcaactcttgtaacactcatatcatcaatatcaatcaagcaggacctccatcaagagggcccgaacctgggtaaacatcgtgtccctgcctcctgttaccatcaattctagacgcacagttcaggaccccctacccgagatccgctggttttgacaccgacaacagggacGAAGGAAGAAGATGAACAATTGTCGGAACTCGTGGAATAAGGTTTGTAACATAACGGGGGATCTAGGATACGCACAGGTAGACACGTGTACAAGTAGGGCCCACAGAAGTATCTATACAAAATAAACACGTATATTGTTTCATATTCAGACGGTTAAGAATTTCCATCCATTTTTCAACAATTTTCTCTCTAAAATCCGGATCACGACGCAGATGGATGACTGCAGGCATTTCCGCAAGTGAATGCCCCTGCGCATTTTCGCAGTTTTTGGTAGCCTTTCCGTGTCTATATTGAAAGCGTACGAGTGCACGGGAGCACACTGTTCGTTCTTATTGTACGCTCATCTGTCGATGGAGAATCGCATCATCCCTGACAGTGCGACGGAAGAGTGATCGATCGGCATAAACGAAGCATCCCCTTTTATCGCCCGTTCATATGCACTTGCAGCCGTCGTGATCGTCCGTTGTTCCGTCTGCAGGGGAATACCGAGTGGCCCCGAGCCGATGCGTGCCGCATCGTCTCCCCTCCGAGTCGATGATGAGAAATATCCCGTCCCCATGCACGGTGGTCGACCGGAGACACGTTTGCGTGCGGTTAACTTGGCCCTAACACCTGTACGCTCCATCGTATTGGCCAGAGCCTTCAGGTCAGTGTCGTGTGGATGGATGGAGCACACAACAAAATCTTCCTGGCCGACCGGGCGCGCGCGCACGTACCTCGGTTCGGGGCTTCTGGGCCAGCGCGTGTGGCGCCATGTCGGCCGCACGAGGGCTCGAAGGCCCCCcacggtgcccaactttttttttggCGGGGAACTGCCGAACTCATGTACGTACCATGTTGGATTCAAAATGCAGCCGTTTCTCCGCTCGTGAAGACGATCGGCCGCAGCAGCTATCTTTAATTAAGGCTCGAAGTCTTGTCTCAAAAAGAAAGTTAAGCGCAGTCAGCGTGCTACGCGATCACATAAATTGCAGCGCTAATCAGCAAAAGGAACAGCAGCCAAGTTGCACGAAATCACGCGATCACTCGGTCTGCATGCTCGGAATTTCAGAGGCTCGGCACCCTAGCAGTGTTCTTTTCTTGTCTACTAGAACCACAAAACTACCGGAGGAAAGAAAGGCGCCCGCTCTTTTCGTTTAATTAATTTTCTCGACGGGAGAAAAGGCGCCCTTTCTGTCGAGAAACGGGGAATGACAAAGCCGCTTTGAGGCCGGTCAAAGGCGGCAGCGATCCACGGAGGAGCATCagcgcccgcccgcccgcccgcgcgGCGTCCCGCATGATGGACGCGTGCGTGGCGCGCTTTCCCCCGGTGTTTGAGCCGACCTGGTTCAAAAGCCAGGGACCGGACACCAGGCAGATTTTTTAACAACGGCGGAATCATCATCATGGGCATCATCAGCAGGCAGGCGGCAGCGCACGGGGCCGGGCCGGAGACCCCGCGCGTCGCTGTCCTCCCCCGCTTCCCGCGCGCGTCCGTCCGTCCCGTGCCGTCGCTGCCAAAGCCCGGGCGCCGGCCAGCCAGCCGGCCACGTCCCGCTACGCCGAACCGGCTGGCCGCGTGCGCGCTGCCGCCCCTGACCCCGACGGCGAGTCGGCCGCCGATACAGCGAACCCAACGGGTCAGAGATGGGCAACTTGGCTGCACCGGTTCAGGTTTATCCGGAGAGTTCATTCATCGATTCACGTCATTTTCCGCGATGATAATAATAATACTAATCAAATCAACTGAAGTCTTATTAGCGTTGTATAGGAACATGCATGTGGCGTCCGATCGGTCGCACCCATCGGAGGCGCGAGGACGTCTCGTCGAGTAGTAACCATCCAAACTAAGCTAATTAATGAAGTTCAGACGAAGATGGCTTGGCACTTGGATATGCCGGTCAACTCTCCCGGAATTCCCAGCCAAGTAAGATAAGGCGGCTTGCTTAGCTTAGGATTGAGCCGCACTCAACCAAGCCGCCGTCCCCCCCTCCGGTCGCTTCCAGGAAACGCCGAGCCGATGCCACAGCCACACGGACCGGACTCATTCCTTCGTTCGCCGGTCGGGTTCGAATTGAATTCGATCTCGAACCCGGGACGCGTACCGGAAGGGGAAAGGGACAGGGGTAGGGGGCAACAAACCGCTATACCGAACGAACCAACGAACCTCCCGTGATGTGGTCCACCCGTtgcgatggatggatggatggattccGGGGCGGGGCACCTCCAGCTCCGTTGCTTGCTTCAAGCATATCGATCGGCGTATCCACGTCAAGCTATCTATGCGGCCGGGACCGGCCGCGGGCGGGCGGCGTGTGACACGCGCTGCCGGCATCCGGCCCACGTTTCCTGGCCCTGGCGGTTGGGTCCGTCCAAATGTGTCCCTCGATCCGGCGGTGTGTTCTGCAGCAAACCAGACCAGGGTtcgagagaaaaaaaatcaggatcCAACCAGGGTACAAACACTATAAACTAGTAATGAGTAATATAATAACAGAATCGTGTCAGTTCACTGTGTGTCAGTCAGTCAGTGGCTGCCTCTGCTTTTTCTTTTTTACTTATTATTTTAACTGGCGCCACGTATGGGGCCGCGTGTGCGTCGACCGGTCGATCTCAGGGGTTTTACCGACGTGGTGTTGTGGTTGCATCGTTGGTGCAACCGTGCAACGGACACCGGCGACGCCATCGCGGGAGATTGGCCGACGGGGATGTCCGTGGCGGGGAGGTCCGTCCAACGAACAAACCCACCCAGCCACCCCCGGTCATGGCTGCCCTGCTCAGCTCTGCTCGCGTCAACATTTTTGAAAACCGTCGCCATCCTCGCTTTCCCTCCACAGTCCGTCCGTTCGCTCACCTTCTCCTCCAAACCCCCGCGCCAAGCCCCCACACCCGtcttgttctcctcctcctccccctccctcttatCCNNNNNNNNNNNNNNNNNNNNNNNNNNNNNNNNNNNNNNNNNNNNNNNNNNNNNNNNNNNNNNNNNNNNNNNNNNNNNNNNNNNNNNNNNNNNNNNNNNNNNNNNNNNNNNNNNNNNNNNNNNNNNNNNNNNNNNNNNNNNNNNNNNNNNNNNNNNNNNNNNNNNNNNNNNNNNNNNNNNNNNNNNNNNNNNNNNNNNNNNNNNNNNNNNNNNNNNNNNNNNNNNNNNNNNNNNNNNNNNNNNNNNNNNNNNNNNNNNNNNNNNNNNNNNNNNNNNNNNNNNNNNNNNNNNNNNNNNNNNNNNNNNNNNNNNNNNNNNNNNNNNNNNNNNNNNNNNNNNNNNNNNNNNNNNNNNNNNNNNNNNNNNNNNNNNNNNNNNTCCCTCTTATCCCCTTCGCCCCCGTATAAGTAGCAGCGCGCGCTCCATTACGTTAATCCCATTCTTACATCCATCTCCAGCGCGAGCCACAGCCCGCTGGCCTGAATATATACCGACTCTCTCCCCGCACGCACGCGCCGCCTAGAAGCTCGCGAGGACGAGGAGCGGATACCGAGAAGAGGGAGGTCGGCCGCTGTCGTTTGCACCAGGGCGAAGCGATTCTTGCTCGAGGGGTGGGTGGTTAcatggcggtgacggcgacgacggccGCGGCCGCGGCCACCATGCTGGCGGCGGTGATGGCCATCTTCCTCTCCTTCGTGCTCTGCTTCTACATATTCCTCTGCGCCAAGAGGTCCCGGGgaggggcgccgccgccgccggggagcGGCGTGATGGCGCACCTGCGCTTCCTGTTCTGCGGCGGGGACGGGAGGGCCGGGGCGGGGGACGGCGTCGCCCCCTGGTTCTACGACGGGGGCCTCGACGACGCGTCCATGGCGTCGCTGCCCCGCCGGGAGGTGGCCAAGGGCGAGGCCATGGACTGCGCGGTCTGCATCACGGAGCTCGCCGCCGGGGAGACGGCGCGCGTGCTGCCCCGCTGCGGCCACGGCTTCCACGTCGACTGCGTCGACATGTGGCTCAAGTCGCACTCCACCTGCCCGCTCTGCCGCTGCCCCGCCGTCgacgcgccgccgctgccgcccgcgcCCGTCCAGGCGCCCGAGGCCGACCAGGAGTCGCCCAACTTCCCCACCAACGTGCTCTTCTTCGGCTCCCAGGACGACGTCAGCACCGGCCGCGCGCAGCCGCAGCAGGCTCCCGCCACAACGACACCTCAATCAGCGCCTACTCCGTCGCAAGCGCAAGCGCCGGCCGCCGGGGCGTGCGGGCTGCGGCGGCTACTCGGGTGTGGCGGCGCGTCGCCGCCCCCAGCGCCTCAGGAAGAAGACGCTGCCAGAGACATAGAGATGGGGCTCGCCGGCGTTGGCGAGAGCAGCGCGTCGTCGCGGCAGACGAAGCCGCCGCAGCAGCCGGCGGGCTCATGCTGACACCTGGGCCGGCACGGTGGACTTTTCCCCCTCCAACCTTTAGCGACGTGCCGTCTTCCTTGCGTGGCGTCGTCGCAAGTTTTCCCAGCGTCTCCCTCCCGGTCACTCCTACTCTTACTCGGAGTAAAAACTGTACAGATTTTTATAGGTGTGTGATGTACATGTGGATAGAATGATCATGTTCCGGCATGACACCACAAAGAGAAGAAAACAAGTTTGCCTCCATACATTTCGTCGTTGCTTCTCGTTCTTCCTACACGCCATTGTTTTCAATTTTGCAACTTGCAAGCGGTCAATTCGGCCCAGCAGCGACAGCAACCCACTATACCGTTATTCAGTTATACTTCCGTTCTCTGTCGACCTGCAACTGTAAGCAGTGCTGACAGTACTAGTAGTATATTCACCCTGCCAATCTTGTTGTCCGGCTCTTGTTTTTCTCTGGCCACCCGTTGCGAATGTCAAATTTGT
This window harbors:
- the LOC119353786 gene encoding E3 ubiquitin-protein ligase EL5-like → MAVTATTAAAAATMLAAVMAIFLSFVLCFYIFLCAKRSRGGAPPPPGSGVMAHLRFLFCGGDGRAGAGDGVAPWFYDGGLDDASMASLPRREVAKGEAMDCAVCITELAAGETARVLPRCGHGFHVDCVDMWLKSHSTCPLCRCPAVDAPPLPPAPVQAPEADQESPNFPTNVLFFGSQDDVSTGRAQPQQAPATTTPQSAPTPSQAQAPAAGACGLRRLLGCGGASPPPAPQEEDAARDIEMGLAGVGESSASSRQTKPPQQPAGSC